Within the Flavobacterium sp. 9R genome, the region AAATTTTATATCCGAATTTTATTTTACCTCAAATCCTATGATTAACTTTTCCCAAAGTAATTCGATTCGGGTTTCCATAATTTTGTATTCTAATTTTTCTACTAATGCATCACCATTTTCATTTTTAACAGTAACTCTTAATTGATCACTACTGGCTTTATAATCATATGATCCCCATTGTTTGGCTTCTTTGTTAAAAATGACAATACTTTCCTTTTCATTTGGTATTACAAAAAAAGAATATTTGCCAGCTGGTAATTGTTTTCCTTCTATAGAAATAGCTTTATCTGTTTCAAAAGTAGTTGCATCATTCGCTCCAGCTCTCCAAACTTTGTCATATGGTACTAATGCTCCCCAAATAGCTCTTCCTTTTACAGATGGACTTCCGTATTTAATTGTAATTGTGGCACCATTAATTTTTCCTGTTACGGTTTCAGCTGGACTAGCTACTTTTTTTTGTGCAAAAGAAAAAGTGCTCATTAAAAGTGAGAAAAAAAAGACTAATGATTTGTGTTGTAATTTCATAATTGAATAGGTTTTAAGAATTTTTGATTAAAAGTAATTCAACTCTAGCTATCTTTATAAGGTTTTTGGTTTTTTTTAAGAAATAATTAAGATATTTGTAAATCAATGAGTTATTAAAAAACTGCATTGGTTTTGTTTTCAATTTTACTATTTTTACTATAGTATTAACCTGCACTAATATTATGAATACAATTGCTGAACGCATTGCTGATTTTCTAAAAGAGTACCCACCTTTTGATAATTTAACTTTTAATGAACTATCTGAAATTGCCTCGAATATTCGTGTAATCAATCTTGAAAAGCATCAAACGTTATTTCAAATTAACGATACACTTCATGAAAGCTTTTATGTCGTTGCATCTGGAACAATTAATTTATCTGTAATTTCAGATGCAGAAGAAACACTTTTAAATAAATGCCATCAGGGAGATATTTTTGGTTTAAGACCGTTCTTTGCCAAAAATAATTATATGATGACTGCTAAAGCTCGCGAAGAAAGCATTATTTATGCTATTCCAATTAGTACATTTAGACCTTTTGTAGCTAATAACTCTTTGGTTTTAAACTTTTTACTGGAAAGTTTTGCAGCAACTTCTAGATATGCAAGTGACAAAGATAATTATGGCGGTAAGTTAATATCTGATAATGTGTTTTATCCTGATCAGCAGTCTGAAATTCAATACTTTCAATCTTTAACTTATAATACTTCTCCAATTACAACTACTGCACAAACTATAATAAAAGATATCGCGCAGTTAATGACAGAAGAGATTGTAAATAATGTGCTTATTTGTGAAAATAATTTGCCTATAGGTATAGTTACTGATCGCGATATGCGTTCAAAGGTTGCTACCGGAAGGTATTTGATAACGGACACCATTGACAAAATAATGGATTCTCCAGTTATTACTGTTGTAGAAAATGTATCGCTAGCTGAAGCTCAGTTACTTATGCTAAAACATAATGTTACGCACCTGTGTGTTACAATAGATGGAACAACTCAATCTGTTGTAAAAGGCATTATTTCTGAACACGACTTAATCATCGCACAAGCTAGTAACCCTGGTGTAATGATTAAAGAAATTAAGAGATCATTAGCTGCAAAAGATTTAAAACAAATCCGTGAACGTCTTACTGATTTAGTTCAAAATTCAATTTATAAAAATATACCATTATATCATGTTGCTAATATTGCAAGTGAAATTAATTTAGCTATTGTTAAGCGAAGTGTTGAATTATCTATTTTAGATTTAGGCTCCCCTCCTGCTCGTTTTGTTTGGTTAAGTATTGGTAGCCAAGGCAGAAAAGAACAATTATTATATACTGATCAAGACAGTATGCTTGTGTTTGAAGATGTACCGTCAGAAAAATATCGCGACGTAAAAGACTATTTTATAAAATTGGCTAAACGTACTACCGCAACCTTAGAGAAAGTAGGTTATCAGTTGTGTGCACAAAATCATATGGCCAGTAATTTGCAATGGTGTAAATCACTATCCGATTGGATTAAGCAATATAATAGTTGGATGAATACACCAGGGGAAAACAGTAACGATATGAGTAGTATCTTTTTTGACTATGAGTTAGTGTTTGGAGATGATAAACTCGAAGAAGCGATTAGTAATGTGGTGCTTCAAAATGCTAAAAACAATACGCTGTTTTTTGATTTTTTAGGGAATGATGTTTTAAGAAAGAATGCTCCTTTGACTTTTTTCAAAAAATTTATAACTGAGGAAGACTCTTTAAATCGAAATAAATTTGATATAAAAACACGTGCGCTAATGCCTTTAATTGATGGAGCACGTTTGTTTGCATTGCATTACAACTTGAAAGGAATTAATAATACTTATCTAAGATTCAAACAGCTTGCTATAACGGATCCTAAAAATGAAGAGATTTATTTAAATTGTGCCGATGCATTTATAACATTGTCTAAATATAGAACAATTGAAGGTTTAAGAAATGATGATTCCGGCCAATACATCTCAATAACGGATATGTCTAAGCTAGAAAAAGACAAGTTAAAAGCTGCTTTATACCCAATGAAAGAATTAGAAGAACTAATTAAAGGTAAATTTAAACTTACGCAATTTTCATAATATGTTAGATTGGCTAAAAAATATCAATAAAGATTATCCTGATTTTTGGAAAAATTACTTGTCTAAATTTGATAGTAAATCAAATAAATTCATAGTTTTTTCAACAGAAACATCTGGTATGAATCCTAGTAAAGATGTTATTTTATCTATAGGATCTTTTGCTATTGAAGATAATAGTATTTCCATTGGGGACAGTTTTGAGGCAGTTTTGTTACAATACAAATATTTTCATGATAATGGTTTATCAAATGAATTTATTGTAGATAGCAAAATGAAGAAACTCGTTGAAATGGATGCTATTCAGATGTTTGTTGATTTTATTGGTAATTCAATTCTTATTGGTCACCATATCGATTTTGATGTAGAAATGATTGATGCTGCATTGGATAAATTAGGCTGTGGTCGCTTAAAAAATCAAGCACTTGATGTAGATGTGATGTATAGAAAACTTAACGATATTACTGATAAGCAGTTTTCTTTGGACGAGCTTTGTGCATTGCATAAAATTCCAAAAAGTGATAGGAATTCATCTTCGGAAGATGCTTATCGCATCGCACTTTTGTTTTTGAAGTTAAAAAATAAATTAGATTTAAATTTTTAACATTATTCCTTTCCAATATCTTCCATGATGAGTAATTGAAATGGGATTTTTTTTATTTGTTACACTATCGGTTAAAAATGGAATACCATTTTCTTTTTCAAAACAAACATCATTCGATAATGGAAGTATTTCTGAGAAATATTTTTTGTTGCTAACAGCTATTGTATAAATAGATTCTTCATTTATAACTGTTTGAGTGTAGTAAATTTGCTTCTCAATAGTTACCGTGTCGAATTCTTCACTGCCAAGATTGCATTCAATTAAGTGAGGTATAAAAGCCCGAATATTTGTACTTCGATTAAAAATTTTGTATGCAGATTCTTTTCTAGTCCAAAGATTCCAAACCATATTTTCAGGATTTTTGGATGAAAAAATTAACTCTTGTTCTTTTTGAGTAAATATTTTTTCTGCAAATCCTTTTCGTTTCCAATTACTTTGCAAACGCGCTTGGACTAAATCTACAATGTCGTTTCCAATCATAATATTACACCTATTCGTTTAGTTTTGCATCTATAATTTCTAGAGCTGCTTTTACATTTATCATTCGCTCCATTGATGGGTTGTCAATAACAATTTCATACTTTTCTTCGATGTCCAAAACAATGTCAACTAAATTGGCGGAATTAATTTGTAAATCTTTTATAAAATCAGTTTCTTTAGTTAAAGTCTCTATTGCTTCTTGATTTTGAACGTAAGGCTTAATGATTTTTTTAAGTTCTTCAATTCTATTGTCTTGATTTGTATTCATAAAAATGTGTTTTTTTTAGAAATTAGAATTCCATTTTTTAAAAATTATACATGCATTAACATCTCCAAAGCCAAAACTTGCTTTAGCAATATACTTCATTTTTTTTAGTATTGCAATTTGCGGAATTTTTGTCGTATCTATTAAATCTAGAATGTCAGGGTTTAAATCTTCACAATTTATATTTGGAAAAATAAAATCATTATGCAATTGTAAAACTGTAGCAACACACTCGATACTACCAGCTGCTGAAAGACAATGTCCAACCATTGATTTTAATGAATTTATATATGGAAAATCTTTACCTTTTAAATCCAATGCAGTACACCAATTTTCAATTTCAAATGCATCTTTAGAGGTCGCTGTTAAATGACCATTAATCGAATCTAATTCTCCTGCAGTAATACCACCATTTTCTAAGGCATCTTTTATGCATTTTTGAACTGCAATACCGTTTGGAGCCGTCATAGAACCTTGTCCTCTTTGTCCACCAGAATTACAATTCCCTCCCATAATTTCTCCATAAATGGTTGCACCTCTCTCTAAAGCAGATTCTAAATCTTCAATAACTAAAGCTCCTGCTCCACTGCTTGGCACAAATCCAGAAGCCGATGCAGATAAAGGTCTTGAACCTTGTTCTGGGTTATCATTATACTTGAAAGTACAAACCTTCATTGCGTCAAAACCTCCCCAAATGTAAGGACCAGAATCACTTGTACTACCAACTAACATGCGCTTGGCTAAACCTGCTTGAATCCGCTCAAATCCCATTAAAATACTTTCAGCACCCGTTGTACATGCAGATGAATTAGTTGTTACTTGATTTCCTAATCCCAATTTACCACCAAGATAGGCGCTTACACCACTATTCATAGTTTGGGCTACAGCTGTACTACCCAAACGACGGGTTTGCAAGTCATCAATTTTATAAATGCTTTCTCTAAATTTATCAATTCCAGATGTTCCAGTGCCAAAAATAGTTCCGCTGTCCCAGTCGGGTATTTCATTTGTTTCTATGGGAAGTCCAGCATTTTTCCATGCTTCCATTCCAGCAATAACTCCATATAAAATTCCAGAAGCCTTAAAATTTCTAAGTTCTAATGGAGTAAAATACTCAAGTGCTAACTCATCAGAAACAATAGGTTTTCCAGATATTTGACAAGAAAAAGCCAACTTTTCTAACTGAGGGTCATGCTTAATTCCTGAAGTACCATTTTTGATGGCTTCGGTAAAAGCTTGGACTCCTACTCCATTTGGAGCAACTACTCCTAGACCAGTAATAACCACTCTTCTTTTCATTTTTAGCAATTTTAGCTCAAAATTTATTTAATCATTCCAGAAATAATTCCTCTACAAACTATTTCTTGTTTTTCATTTTCCATCCATATTTTGCATTTTAACTTACCAAAACGGAAATATATTTTTTCAGAAAAGACAGTTACGGTTTCACCTGGAAAAACAGGTTTTAAAAAATCAATTTCACTTGATGTTAAAGCAATTACACTTTCTTTTGTAAAGTTATCATTTAGAATAAAAATTCCCAAGCACACGACACCAATTTGCGCCATAGTTTCGGTCAAAATAACGCCAGGAGTTACCGGATTGTCTACAAAATGCCCTTTATAAAAATCCAAATTTTCTTCATATCTATAACTACCCTTAATGGTATTTTCATTAACATCAATAATGGTATCTACAAACAAAAAAGGTTTTCTGTAGGGTAATTTGGATATAATTTCTTGTGATCCCATTTTTTAAAATTGTAATAAAACTCTTTGCGCCGAAAAGCCTGGACCAAAACTTAGCATCAGTCCTTTTGAACCTTTTATTGGTTTTTTATTCATTATTTCTTCTAAGACATAGAGTACAGTTGCACTTGACATATTACCATAAGAACGTAACACCGATTTTGTTACCTCTATATTTTTCCCAAGACCTTCAAATAGAGTTTCAACAGTTTCAATAATTTTCTTGCCTCCGGGATGAAAAATTAAATGGTCTATATCTGCAATATTTAACTGATGTTTTTCTAAAAATGGATGAATAATAGTTGGAAAATGATTCGCAATAGTTTCTGGGACAGCAATATCAAGAACCATTTGCAAACCAGAATTGGTCAATTCAAAACCCATCATTTCAATGGCATCATAAAAATGATACATTTCTTCTGCAATGATTTCAGGTCCTAAATCTTGTTCGTCAGAAGAAAGTAAAACACAAGCTGCACCATCTCCAAAAATTGCAGCACTCACAATATTTGCCATTGAAAAATCATCCAACTGAAAAGTTGCCGTTGGGCTTTCCACAGCAACAACAGCAGCTCTTTTTCCTGGGTTGGCCTTTAAAAAATTTTTAGCATAAATAATTCCAGATATACCTGCTGCACAGCCCATTTCGGTTACAGGCAAACGAACAACGTCTTGTCTTAAACGCAAACTATTGATTAAAT harbors:
- a CDS encoding DUF2911 domain-containing protein, which codes for MKLQHKSLVFFFSLLMSTFSFAQKKVASPAETVTGKINGATITIKYGSPSVKGRAIWGALVPYDKVWRAGANDATTFETDKAISIEGKQLPAGKYSFFVIPNEKESIVIFNKEAKQWGSYDYKASSDQLRVTVKNENGDALVEKLEYKIMETRIELLWEKLIIGFEVK
- a CDS encoding DUF294 nucleotidyltransferase-like domain-containing protein, giving the protein MNTIAERIADFLKEYPPFDNLTFNELSEIASNIRVINLEKHQTLFQINDTLHESFYVVASGTINLSVISDAEETLLNKCHQGDIFGLRPFFAKNNYMMTAKAREESIIYAIPISTFRPFVANNSLVLNFLLESFAATSRYASDKDNYGGKLISDNVFYPDQQSEIQYFQSLTYNTSPITTTAQTIIKDIAQLMTEEIVNNVLICENNLPIGIVTDRDMRSKVATGRYLITDTIDKIMDSPVITVVENVSLAEAQLLMLKHNVTHLCVTIDGTTQSVVKGIISEHDLIIAQASNPGVMIKEIKRSLAAKDLKQIRERLTDLVQNSIYKNIPLYHVANIASEINLAIVKRSVELSILDLGSPPARFVWLSIGSQGRKEQLLYTDQDSMLVFEDVPSEKYRDVKDYFIKLAKRTTATLEKVGYQLCAQNHMASNLQWCKSLSDWIKQYNSWMNTPGENSNDMSSIFFDYELVFGDDKLEEAISNVVLQNAKNNTLFFDFLGNDVLRKNAPLTFFKKFITEEDSLNRNKFDIKTRALMPLIDGARLFALHYNLKGINNTYLRFKQLAITDPKNEEIYLNCADAFITLSKYRTIEGLRNDDSGQYISITDMSKLEKDKLKAALYPMKELEELIKGKFKLTQFS
- a CDS encoding 3'-5' exonuclease, translated to MLDWLKNINKDYPDFWKNYLSKFDSKSNKFIVFSTETSGMNPSKDVILSIGSFAIEDNSISIGDSFEAVLLQYKYFHDNGLSNEFIVDSKMKKLVEMDAIQMFVDFIGNSILIGHHIDFDVEMIDAALDKLGCGRLKNQALDVDVMYRKLNDITDKQFSLDELCALHKIPKSDRNSSSEDAYRIALLFLKLKNKLDLNF
- a CDS encoding 4'-phosphopantetheinyl transferase superfamily protein, which produces MIGNDIVDLVQARLQSNWKRKGFAEKIFTQKEQELIFSSKNPENMVWNLWTRKESAYKIFNRSTNIRAFIPHLIECNLGSEEFDTVTIEKQIYYTQTVINEESIYTIAVSNKKYFSEILPLSNDVCFEKENGIPFLTDSVTNKKNPISITHHGRYWKGIMLKI
- a CDS encoding acyl carrier protein, with protein sequence MNTNQDNRIEELKKIIKPYVQNQEAIETLTKETDFIKDLQINSANLVDIVLDIEEKYEIVIDNPSMERMINVKAALEIIDAKLNE
- a CDS encoding beta-ketoacyl synthase, producing MKRRVVITGLGVVAPNGVGVQAFTEAIKNGTSGIKHDPQLEKLAFSCQISGKPIVSDELALEYFTPLELRNFKASGILYGVIAGMEAWKNAGLPIETNEIPDWDSGTIFGTGTSGIDKFRESIYKIDDLQTRRLGSTAVAQTMNSGVSAYLGGKLGLGNQVTTNSSACTTGAESILMGFERIQAGLAKRMLVGSTSDSGPYIWGGFDAMKVCTFKYNDNPEQGSRPLSASASGFVPSSGAGALVIEDLESALERGATIYGEIMGGNCNSGGQRGQGSMTAPNGIAVQKCIKDALENGGITAGELDSINGHLTATSKDAFEIENWCTALDLKGKDFPYINSLKSMVGHCLSAAGSIECVATVLQLHNDFIFPNINCEDLNPDILDLIDTTKIPQIAILKKMKYIAKASFGFGDVNACIIFKKWNSNF
- a CDS encoding 3-hydroxyacyl-ACP dehydratase FabZ family protein, whose amino-acid sequence is MGSQEIISKLPYRKPFLFVDTIIDVNENTIKGSYRYEENLDFYKGHFVDNPVTPGVILTETMAQIGVVCLGIFILNDNFTKESVIALTSSEIDFLKPVFPGETVTVFSEKIYFRFGKLKCKIWMENEKQEIVCRGIISGMIK
- a CDS encoding type III polyketide synthase, translated to MSVKICTVAKQLPSYSKATEEIIPFLDAWLEGQDERFIRKVKKIFEGAAVDKRYSIMDPVEVFTKTSFAERNAIYVREVINLGEKVLHKALQQAQWEATDIDFIITVSCTGIMIPSLDAYLINSLRLRQDVVRLPVTEMGCAAGISGIIYAKNFLKANPGKRAAVVAVESPTATFQLDDFSMANIVSAAIFGDGAACVLLSSDEQDLGPEIIAEEMYHFYDAIEMMGFELTNSGLQMVLDIAVPETIANHFPTIIHPFLEKHQLNIADIDHLIFHPGGKKIIETVETLFEGLGKNIEVTKSVLRSYGNMSSATVLYVLEEIMNKKPIKGSKGLMLSFGPGFSAQRVLLQF